A single region of the Austwickia chelonae genome encodes:
- a CDS encoding 5-(carboxyamino)imidazole ribonucleotide synthase, whose protein sequence is MTDVVRAPGGFPVVGVIGGGQLARMCQPPAVALGVQLSILAENDKASAALVVPSSPVGDHGDLAAVREFARHCDVVTFDHEQVPTEVLAALEADGVVLQPSPQALVFAQDKLRMRRRLSELGVPCPRWAQVTTREEVLAFGEEVGWPLIVKAPRGGYDGKGVLVAGGIEEVDPWLSEVARDRATVAEQAGGVGASGSPSVPAFADGLLVEEKVDFVRELAVLVARSPSGQATAWPVVETVQVGGVCAEVLAPAPDLTEEVALAATRDALRIAGELGVTGVLAVEMFEVPATSGRGGSRCVVNELAMRPHNSGHWTIEGSVTSQFEQHLRAVLDLPLGDPRPRSRWTVMGNVLGGDYSELYSTYRHLLARDPGLRVHFYGKEVRPGRKVGHVTVCGEDLADLRERARHATEFVTGVITG, encoded by the coding sequence GTGACTGATGTGGTGCGTGCTCCTGGTGGTTTTCCCGTCGTGGGTGTGATCGGCGGCGGTCAGCTTGCTCGGATGTGTCAACCGCCGGCGGTGGCCTTGGGGGTGCAGCTGTCGATTCTGGCGGAGAACGACAAGGCGTCGGCAGCCTTGGTGGTCCCTTCGTCGCCGGTGGGTGATCATGGCGACCTGGCGGCGGTGCGTGAATTCGCCAGGCATTGTGACGTGGTCACTTTCGATCACGAGCAGGTGCCGACTGAGGTCTTGGCTGCTCTGGAAGCTGACGGGGTGGTTCTGCAGCCCTCGCCGCAGGCGTTGGTCTTCGCTCAGGACAAGCTGCGGATGCGTCGCCGGTTGAGCGAGTTGGGGGTGCCTTGTCCGCGTTGGGCGCAGGTCACGACCCGGGAAGAAGTGCTCGCTTTCGGAGAAGAAGTGGGCTGGCCGTTGATCGTGAAGGCTCCTCGTGGCGGATATGACGGCAAAGGGGTCCTGGTCGCCGGCGGCATCGAGGAGGTCGACCCCTGGCTGTCTGAGGTGGCCCGGGACCGCGCGACAGTCGCGGAACAGGCTGGAGGAGTGGGCGCGAGCGGATCGCCGTCCGTTCCGGCGTTCGCCGATGGGCTTCTCGTGGAAGAGAAGGTCGACTTCGTGCGAGAGCTGGCGGTATTGGTGGCGCGGAGCCCGTCCGGTCAGGCGACGGCTTGGCCGGTGGTGGAGACGGTCCAGGTGGGCGGGGTGTGTGCGGAGGTCCTGGCTCCTGCCCCGGATCTGACGGAGGAGGTCGCTCTCGCGGCGACGCGCGACGCTTTACGGATCGCCGGTGAACTGGGCGTGACCGGGGTGCTGGCGGTGGAGATGTTCGAAGTACCCGCGACATCGGGGCGGGGGGGTTCTCGTTGTGTGGTGAACGAGCTGGCGATGCGTCCGCACAACAGCGGCCATTGGACGATCGAGGGGTCGGTGACGAGCCAGTTCGAGCAGCATCTGCGAGCTGTTCTGGACCTGCCTCTGGGCGATCCACGGCCCCGCTCCCGGTGGACGGTGATGGGCAATGTTCTCGGTGGCGACTATTCGGAGTTGTACTCGACCTATCGGCATCTCCTGGCGCGGGACCCGGGGCTACGGGTGCATTTCTACGGTAAAGAGGTGCGTCCGGGGCGCAAGGTCGGTCATGTGACCGTGTGCGGTGAAGATCTGGCAGATCTGCGCGAGCGGGCCCGTCACGCGACCGAGTTCGTGACTGGTGTGATCACCGGGTGA
- the purE gene encoding 5-(carboxyamino)imidazole ribonucleotide mutase, whose product MSDGPVVGIVMGSDSDWPVMEEAAQALTEFGIPYEADVVSAHRMPTAMIAYGQEAAGRGLRVIIAGAGGAAHLPGMLAAVTPLPVIGVPVPLARLDGMDSLLSIVQMPAGVPVATVSIGGARNAGLLAARIVGSGTSEQDAGVRERMVDFQGDLERVAREKGRRLRESCR is encoded by the coding sequence ATGAGTGATGGCCCCGTCGTAGGGATCGTGATGGGCAGCGACAGCGACTGGCCGGTCATGGAGGAGGCGGCTCAGGCCTTGACCGAGTTCGGGATTCCATATGAGGCCGATGTGGTCTCTGCGCATCGGATGCCGACGGCGATGATCGCCTATGGGCAGGAGGCGGCAGGACGAGGCCTGCGGGTGATCATCGCCGGCGCAGGTGGCGCGGCACATCTGCCTGGGATGTTGGCGGCGGTGACTCCGCTGCCGGTGATCGGGGTGCCGGTTCCTTTGGCTCGTTTGGACGGCATGGATTCTTTGTTGTCGATCGTGCAGATGCCGGCAGGGGTTCCCGTGGCGACGGTGTCGATCGGCGGTGCTCGTAACGCCGGTCTGCTGGCGGCCCGGATCGTGGGTTCGGGGACCAGTGAACAGGACGCGGGCGTTCGGGAACGCATGGTGGATTTCCAGGGCGACCTGGAGCGGGTGGCCCGGGAGAAGGGGCGCCGTCTGCGCGAAAGTTGCCGGTGA
- a CDS encoding LLM class flavin-dependent oxidoreductase, with protein MMRFGMVIPQGCRLDLAGIDPLQHWGVMAGLARRADAGDSWSGIWLHDHLHTFPTATDEATHELWAVTAALAAVTVRVRLGQVGTCLAGRPPAILAKTAATVDVIAEGRLDVGLGAIHDPEEWRAYGLVVPEFADQVADLREASRIMRRAWTTGHLDFVGERYLVDGGICRPLPVQTTGTGRSLPLWLACDGEPALLRVAAEEADGVHLSGDPDEFAAQSELLAQRCHEVGRDTAEILRAGIFDVVIGVDEGNVQRRLDWYRGHLSAAGVGDEVGLRTVEELIRQPLVGTPETIVQTLQGLHAQGMGYAICYFPESAYDVSGLDLFERAVIPQLRQKENSHHRHWPFHLP; from the coding sequence ATGATGCGTTTCGGAATGGTGATTCCGCAGGGATGTCGGCTGGATCTGGCCGGTATCGATCCGCTGCAACACTGGGGCGTCATGGCGGGCCTGGCTCGCCGCGCCGACGCGGGCGACTCCTGGTCCGGCATCTGGCTTCACGACCACCTGCACACCTTTCCCACGGCCACCGACGAGGCCACCCACGAGCTCTGGGCGGTGACGGCCGCGCTCGCCGCAGTCACTGTGCGAGTCCGTTTGGGGCAGGTGGGCACCTGCCTGGCCGGCCGGCCCCCGGCCATCCTGGCCAAGACGGCCGCCACTGTCGACGTGATCGCCGAGGGCCGACTGGACGTGGGACTCGGTGCGATCCACGACCCCGAGGAGTGGCGGGCCTATGGGCTGGTCGTCCCCGAGTTCGCTGATCAGGTGGCAGATCTACGGGAAGCCTCGCGGATCATGCGCCGCGCCTGGACCACGGGCCACCTGGATTTCGTGGGCGAACGCTATCTCGTCGACGGCGGGATCTGCAGGCCGCTCCCGGTGCAGACGACCGGTACCGGGAGAAGTCTGCCGTTGTGGTTGGCCTGCGACGGGGAGCCGGCGCTCCTCCGGGTGGCCGCCGAAGAGGCCGACGGTGTGCATCTGTCCGGGGACCCGGATGAATTCGCTGCGCAAAGCGAGCTCCTGGCCCAGCGCTGTCATGAGGTGGGTCGGGATACGGCCGAGATTCTGCGCGCAGGGATCTTCGACGTGGTGATCGGGGTCGACGAGGGCAATGTGCAGCGTCGTCTCGACTGGTATCGCGGGCATCTGTCCGCTGCCGGTGTCGGGGACGAAGTGGGCTTGCGCACGGTCGAGGAGCTGATCCGACAGCCACTCGTGGGCACACCGGAGACGATCGTGCAGACCTTACAAGGCCTGCACGCCCAGGGGATGGGATATGCGATCTGCTATTTCCCTGAATCTGCCTATGACGTGAGCGGATTGGACCTGTTTGAACGTGCAGTGATCCCTCAATTACGGCAGAAGGAGAACTCCCACCACCGCCATTGGCCTTTCCATCTTCCCTGA
- a CDS encoding LCP family protein, whose amino-acid sequence MSRHNSRDPYRDRQDDDASMGSRRGIREVRGGGGARANAYRSRRPTEPPSDYADDYDDRPRARPVPPRRASASGRPRPQGGAPARQTLSDPDRLPPRLRRRRAYALVGMTFVAPGSAQLVAGNRRLGQFGMRLWFTVLAFAVGVAILAVVKRSWVLSFATRSWALITLAVVLGVLGFLWAITFIDAARLASTRRLKASTRRGVVFLAVIGMVVTAGPLGWAASTLYTGSTLLDTVFDAGQSKGRSKGRYNILLLGGDSGTGRIGNRPDTIMLASIDGNTGKTVTFGFARDTENINFRPGSTMARLMPKGWNCGDECLLNGLYMWATERKDRFPKDVKDPGALAMKEAVESLSGLDIQYYALIDLQGFQTMVDAIGGLEVDVKKRTPVGGGTSKIHEWIEPGRHHFNGFYALWYARSREGATNYERMARQKCVLQAATKQVDPQKVLMKFRELASAGKQVLNTDIPQAELGELANLALLSRSHPMKSINFTPPLIKPWSYDPQVIRSTVAESLGTATPSPSSTSSSASSAPTTSSKSSPGQRPGAGGRTSSSSSKSSAPAKSSSSAATPTDGTEICTVP is encoded by the coding sequence ATGAGTCGGCACAACTCCCGCGATCCCTACCGCGACCGCCAGGACGACGATGCCTCGATGGGTTCCCGTCGAGGCATCCGCGAAGTCCGCGGCGGCGGTGGCGCGCGCGCGAACGCTTATCGATCCAGGCGTCCAACGGAGCCACCGTCGGATTACGCCGATGACTACGACGACAGACCGCGCGCCCGCCCGGTCCCGCCTCGGCGTGCATCTGCCTCCGGACGTCCGCGTCCGCAAGGGGGCGCACCCGCTCGGCAGACGTTGTCCGACCCGGACCGGCTTCCGCCGCGATTACGCCGGCGGCGCGCGTACGCGCTGGTCGGGATGACCTTCGTCGCTCCCGGGTCGGCCCAGCTGGTCGCGGGTAACCGCCGACTGGGTCAGTTCGGGATGCGTTTGTGGTTCACCGTTCTGGCCTTTGCGGTGGGTGTGGCCATCCTGGCGGTGGTCAAGCGCAGCTGGGTGCTCTCCTTCGCCACCAGGTCCTGGGCCTTGATCACCTTGGCCGTGGTCCTGGGTGTCCTGGGTTTCCTGTGGGCGATCACCTTCATCGACGCAGCCCGCTTGGCCAGCACTCGCCGGTTGAAGGCTTCGACACGTCGAGGGGTCGTCTTCCTCGCTGTGATCGGCATGGTGGTCACCGCAGGTCCGCTCGGATGGGCAGCATCCACCTTGTACACCGGCAGTACGTTGCTCGACACGGTGTTCGACGCCGGGCAGAGCAAAGGACGCAGTAAGGGCAGGTACAACATCCTGCTCCTGGGCGGAGACTCCGGGACGGGCCGGATCGGGAACCGACCAGACACCATCATGCTGGCCAGTATCGATGGCAACACAGGTAAGACGGTCACCTTCGGATTCGCCCGTGACACCGAGAACATCAACTTCCGGCCTGGATCGACGATGGCCCGTTTGATGCCCAAGGGCTGGAACTGTGGCGACGAGTGCCTGCTCAACGGCCTGTACATGTGGGCCACGGAGCGGAAGGACCGGTTCCCCAAGGACGTCAAGGACCCAGGCGCCCTGGCCATGAAGGAAGCGGTCGAATCGCTCTCAGGCCTGGACATCCAGTACTACGCCCTCATCGACCTGCAAGGCTTCCAGACGATGGTCGACGCCATCGGCGGGCTCGAAGTCGACGTCAAGAAGCGCACACCGGTCGGTGGCGGCACCTCCAAGATCCACGAGTGGATCGAGCCCGGCCGGCATCATTTCAACGGTTTCTACGCCCTGTGGTACGCGAGATCCCGTGAAGGCGCGACGAACTACGAGCGGATGGCCCGCCAGAAGTGCGTGCTCCAGGCGGCGACCAAGCAGGTCGACCCCCAGAAGGTCCTGATGAAGTTCCGTGAACTGGCCTCAGCGGGTAAGCAGGTACTGAACACGGACATTCCCCAGGCGGAGCTGGGCGAGCTCGCTAACCTGGCGTTGCTCTCCCGATCACACCCGATGAAGAGCATCAACTTCACCCCGCCGTTGATCAAGCCGTGGAGCTACGACCCTCAGGTGATTCGCTCGACCGTTGCCGAGAGTCTGGGCACGGCGACGCCGTCCCCGTCGAGTACCTCCTCGAGTGCGTCCTCGGCACCGACCACCAGTTCGAAGAGCAGCCCGGGGCAGCGTCCTGGCGCCGGTGGCCGGACATCGAGCAGCAGTTCGAAGAGCAGCGCTCCGGCGAAGAGCTCG